A stretch of Paludisphaera borealis DNA encodes these proteins:
- a CDS encoding DUF1501 domain-containing protein, whose translation MLTFTGRGQVATCGGVTRRDFLQVGALGALGFSLPHLMAARAAGAVKPGHDDRSCIMIFNLGAPSNMDLWDMKPDAPAEIRGPFKPVQTTIPGYQFSEILPGHARLADKISLVRSVHHGGAAVHDAGWQMMQTGRLFTGGVNTPHVGAVVSYLQGRKTDLPPFAVLPELMGRGGGNMPNGQAGGFLGKAHDPFELHADPSKPGFRVPDLLPPQEIGTVRLDRRRKIRDLVDNAVDLFESSESAAILDDNFQSAFRLMTSTQAREAFDLSQEPQQVRDRYGMTRFGQSCLLARRLIENGVRFVTINTFLTVFDEITWDIHGSKPFTSIEGMRDIVCPLYDQGYSALIEDLDQRGLLDATLVCNLAEFGRTPRVNPAGGRDHWPQCFTVGFAGGGVKGGRIVGASDPIGAVPADRPVEPPDVAATIFHSLGLNLETQLPGPAGRPFPIVDFGHREIRELF comes from the coding sequence CTGGGGTTTTCGCTCCCGCACCTGATGGCCGCGAGGGCGGCCGGGGCGGTTAAACCGGGGCACGACGACCGGTCGTGCATCATGATCTTCAACCTCGGCGCACCGAGCAACATGGACCTCTGGGACATGAAGCCGGACGCTCCGGCCGAGATCCGAGGGCCGTTCAAGCCGGTCCAGACCACGATTCCGGGCTACCAGTTCTCGGAGATCCTGCCCGGCCACGCCCGGCTCGCCGACAAGATCTCGCTGGTCCGGTCGGTGCACCACGGCGGGGCCGCGGTCCACGACGCCGGCTGGCAGATGATGCAGACCGGGCGGCTGTTCACCGGGGGCGTCAACACACCGCACGTCGGGGCCGTCGTGAGCTATCTCCAGGGCCGGAAGACCGACCTTCCCCCGTTCGCCGTCCTGCCCGAGCTGATGGGCCGAGGCGGCGGCAACATGCCCAACGGGCAGGCCGGCGGATTCCTCGGCAAGGCCCACGATCCGTTCGAGTTGCACGCCGACCCGTCGAAACCGGGTTTCCGTGTGCCCGACCTTCTGCCTCCCCAGGAGATCGGGACGGTCCGACTCGACCGTCGCCGGAAGATCCGCGACCTCGTGGACAACGCCGTCGACCTGTTCGAGTCGAGCGAAAGCGCGGCGATCCTGGACGACAACTTCCAGTCGGCGTTCCGCTTGATGACCAGCACCCAGGCGCGCGAAGCGTTCGATCTGTCGCAAGAGCCCCAACAGGTCCGCGATCGGTACGGCATGACCCGGTTCGGCCAGAGCTGCCTGCTCGCCCGCCGGCTGATCGAGAACGGCGTCCGGTTCGTGACGATCAACACGTTCCTGACCGTGTTCGACGAGATCACCTGGGACATCCACGGCTCTAAGCCGTTCACGTCGATCGAAGGCATGCGCGACATTGTTTGCCCACTGTACGACCAGGGGTACAGCGCGTTGATCGAGGATCTTGACCAGCGCGGGCTGCTCGACGCGACGTTGGTCTGCAACCTGGCCGAGTTCGGCCGAACGCCCCGCGTGAACCCCGCCGGCGGACGCGACCACTGGCCCCAGTGCTTCACCGTGGGCTTCGCAGGCGGCGGGGTCAAGGGGGGGCGGATTGTGGGGGCGAGCGACCCGATCGGCGCGGTGCCCGCGGACCGGCCCGTCGAGCCGCCCGACGTCGCGGCGACGATCTTCCACAGCCTCGGTCTGAACCTCGAAACTCAGCTCCCCGGCCCGGCCGGTCGACCGTTCCCGATCGTGGACTTCGGCCATCGCGAGATCCGAGAGCTGTTCTGA
- a CDS encoding S1 family peptidase, with the protein MLELLVRVAGGSKGSSTASRATIIGLGSLEVAFPPPRGGRIAQLDPNSGPPEPDRATARAAEAPALSTREIVARSEASVALIRGRDGMGTGFLARRRILITNAHVIRGELIGSLEIHFPGADDGLKGLLAARLLDLDEDSPRDLAILEVATDLPPLPLAEAYAFRKGEDITVIGNPGLGATVTFENALTHGVLSTQTKLGDQRFYQLGAAINPGKLGRAGDRFARLGDRDRHGDRPKGTSDQVLRSDRRRHQHADVNGSDRPGRADRDREKAQRRALLVASTPWAPAISRCWIFMHRASRPRPPGEIPRSRR; encoded by the coding sequence TTGCTTGAGCTTCTGGTCAGGGTTGCGGGGGGGAGCAAGGGATCGTCGACGGCGAGCCGGGCGACGATCATCGGGCTTGGGTCGCTGGAGGTTGCATTTCCTCCGCCGCGAGGCGGGAGAATCGCCCAACTGGATCCCAACTCGGGGCCGCCCGAGCCGGACCGGGCGACGGCACGCGCCGCCGAGGCGCCTGCATTGAGCACCCGCGAGATCGTTGCTCGATCCGAGGCTTCCGTGGCCTTGATTCGAGGTCGGGACGGCATGGGGACCGGCTTCCTCGCTCGACGAAGAATTCTGATCACGAATGCACACGTCATTCGGGGCGAATTGATAGGATCGCTCGAAATCCACTTCCCGGGAGCCGACGATGGGCTCAAGGGGCTGCTCGCCGCCCGCTTGCTCGACCTCGACGAGGACTCCCCACGCGACCTCGCCATCCTTGAGGTCGCGACCGACCTGCCGCCTCTGCCGCTGGCGGAAGCCTATGCCTTTCGCAAAGGTGAAGACATAACGGTCATCGGCAATCCAGGGCTGGGTGCAACGGTCACGTTCGAGAACGCGCTGACCCATGGCGTCCTGAGCACGCAGACGAAACTGGGTGACCAGCGCTTCTACCAGCTCGGGGCCGCGATCAATCCAGGAAAACTCGGGAGGGCCGGCGATCGATTCGCACGACTCGGTGATCGGGATCGTCACGGCGACCGCCCGAAAGGAACAAGCGATCAGGTTCTGCGTTCCGATCGACGTCGCCATCAACATGCTGACGTAAATGGATCGGATCGACCAGGACGCGCGGACCGGGATCGAGAGAAAGCACAACGTCGAGCCTTGCTCGTCGCCTCCACGCCGTGGGCTCCGGCTATATCGCGGTGCTGGATATTTATGCATCGGGCATCGAGGCCACGGCCGCCCGGGGAGATTCCGCGCAGTCGGCGCTGA
- a CDS encoding threonine ammonia-lyase → MSVRIAELHDVHDAASVIHEHLSPAPLVRSYALERELGLPAGRRVWIKDYGWTPVGSFKVLGALNWVARNLARIGDRPIAAHSSGNFASGIAFAGMTYGKRVIVVMPESAPQVKFALTRSFGADVRTYDIARDHETGERDRLTREIAEQENAIQASPYDDADVIAGNGVGGLEIVEELKRQGRGVSHFFCQVSGGGLMAGHALAIASGFPQAEIIGVEPEGADDFRRSLVSGARTRLEHPTSICDGLLSYDVGEHNLPILLQYVRTAVAIPDHSTRQAMKWLDTAHGLRTEPSGAITTAALLAHRASLDGEGDVVVVLSGRNVDGLRFREWTADL, encoded by the coding sequence ATGTCCGTTCGAATCGCCGAGCTTCACGACGTTCACGATGCGGCGAGCGTGATCCACGAGCATCTCTCGCCCGCGCCGCTTGTTCGTTCGTATGCTCTCGAACGGGAACTCGGCTTGCCGGCCGGTCGCAGGGTCTGGATCAAGGACTACGGCTGGACGCCGGTGGGCTCGTTCAAGGTGCTGGGCGCTCTGAACTGGGTCGCTCGAAACCTGGCTCGCATCGGCGACAGACCGATCGCGGCCCATTCCTCCGGGAACTTCGCATCGGGGATCGCCTTCGCCGGAATGACGTACGGCAAGCGCGTGATCGTCGTCATGCCCGAGTCCGCGCCCCAGGTGAAGTTCGCCCTGACCCGTTCCTTCGGCGCGGACGTCCGCACGTACGACATCGCCCGCGATCACGAGACCGGCGAGCGCGATCGATTGACGCGCGAGATCGCTGAACAGGAGAACGCCATCCAGGCCTCCCCCTACGACGACGCCGACGTGATCGCCGGCAACGGCGTGGGAGGATTGGAGATCGTCGAGGAGTTGAAGCGACAGGGCCGGGGCGTCTCTCACTTCTTCTGCCAGGTCAGCGGCGGCGGCCTGATGGCCGGACACGCCCTGGCGATCGCGTCGGGCTTTCCCCAGGCCGAGATCATCGGCGTCGAACCCGAGGGCGCGGACGACTTCCGACGCTCGCTGGTCTCCGGCGCCCGCACGCGACTCGAACACCCCACCAGCATCTGCGACGGCCTGCTCTCCTACGACGTCGGCGAGCACAACTTGCCCATCCTGCTGCAGTACGTGAGAACCGCCGTCGCGATCCCGGACCACTCCACGCGGCAAGCCATGAAATGGCTCGACACCGCCCACGGATTGCGGACGGAACCCTCGGGAGCCATCACCACCGCAGCCCTCCTCGCCCACCGCGCCAGCCTCGACGGCGAGGGCGACGTCGTCGTCGTCCTCAGCGGTCGCAACGTCGACGGCCTGCGGTTCCGTGAGTGGACCGCCGACCTTTAG
- a CDS encoding DUF1549 domain-containing protein, translating into MWNVWIWSYSIAVLIAFQGGARAGADGLVLLPSEVALGTSESAQSMLLQETVNGEVARRLTDGIEWSSSNPKVATVTDGLVKPAGDGEAVVSAKAGDRSASAKIVVSGMGRPIERSFRNQVEPIFAKMGCNTGACHGALAGKGGFRLSLNGFDPASDCFNIVKLDRGRRVELSDPGRSLVLAKPSGAIPHKGGLRFSTDTREYRIIADWIASGAVPPADSDPRVEALEVLPGSSIHRVGESQPILVRARSSDGRSEDVTRWVKWSSADESVCRVDDQGIASVVGPGEGAVIAWYASKIAIARITVPYGDGTPAVKEGIVVDVRKPRNFIDELIDKQLARLNLPAAPACDDAEFVRRAWIDTVGRPPTTDEVREFLAKTAPDKRDALIDELLARPEFADYWTYKWSDVLTLTSTRLLPPSVKSYYTWLHKHVAANTPWDKLVREILVATGESLENGATNFYGLSQSPEEMTENASQAFLGLSIGCAKCHNHPLEKWTNDQYYAMANLFARVKAKGWGGDAGAGDGKRTLYVAQSGDLIQPRTGKPQPPTPLDGRPLAMDDPSDRRASLADWLTAPDNPYFARAITNRVWANFFGVGLVEKVDDVRLSNPASNEALLKAAADDLVKNKFDLKTLMKSILRSNAYQRSSRPLPGNKGDHRFYSRYYPRRMMAEVLHDAIVQVTQVPTKFENILVPGGSKQKTDFYPPGTRAIQLYDASVDNYFLQSFGRNPRRIVCECDRSAEPSIVQVLHLTNGDTLNEKLSAKGNRVERLLSLRKQGMSEAAIVDEIYLACLSRYPTGAERSRLVAMLPPPGDPDERPVVEDVLWGLLSSREFLFNH; encoded by the coding sequence ATGTGGAACGTCTGGATCTGGTCGTACTCGATCGCCGTTCTGATCGCCTTCCAAGGCGGCGCCCGGGCGGGAGCTGACGGCCTCGTCCTGCTCCCCTCCGAGGTCGCGCTCGGGACGTCGGAAAGCGCGCAGTCGATGCTCCTCCAGGAGACGGTCAACGGTGAAGTCGCTCGGCGCTTGACCGACGGAATCGAATGGTCGTCGAGCAACCCAAAGGTCGCCACCGTGACGGACGGCCTGGTGAAGCCGGCAGGCGACGGAGAGGCCGTCGTGTCGGCCAAGGCCGGCGATCGATCCGCCTCGGCCAAAATCGTCGTGTCCGGCATGGGCCGGCCGATCGAGCGGAGCTTTCGCAACCAGGTCGAGCCGATCTTCGCCAAGATGGGCTGCAACACCGGCGCGTGTCACGGGGCCCTCGCCGGCAAGGGGGGCTTCCGGCTCTCGCTCAACGGCTTCGACCCGGCGTCCGACTGCTTCAATATCGTCAAGCTCGATCGCGGGCGACGGGTCGAACTCTCCGATCCCGGCCGCAGCCTCGTTCTCGCGAAGCCGTCCGGGGCCATCCCTCACAAGGGGGGGCTCCGATTCTCGACCGACACGCGGGAATACCGGATCATCGCCGACTGGATCGCCTCCGGTGCCGTCCCCCCGGCCGACTCCGACCCCCGCGTCGAGGCGTTGGAGGTCTTGCCCGGCAGCTCGATCCACCGGGTTGGCGAGTCGCAACCGATCCTCGTCCGCGCCCGCTCCAGCGACGGCCGGTCTGAAGACGTCACCCGCTGGGTGAAATGGTCGTCGGCCGATGAGTCGGTCTGCCGGGTCGACGATCAGGGGATCGCATCCGTCGTCGGACCGGGCGAGGGGGCCGTGATCGCCTGGTATGCGAGCAAGATCGCCATCGCCCGCATCACGGTTCCCTATGGCGACGGAACGCCCGCCGTCAAGGAAGGCATCGTCGTCGATGTTCGTAAGCCGCGCAATTTCATCGACGAGCTGATCGACAAGCAGCTCGCCCGGCTGAATCTGCCCGCCGCGCCGGCCTGCGACGACGCCGAGTTCGTCCGCCGCGCCTGGATCGACACGGTCGGCCGGCCGCCGACCACCGACGAAGTCCGCGAGTTCCTGGCGAAGACCGCGCCGGACAAGCGAGACGCGCTGATCGACGAGTTGCTCGCCAGACCGGAGTTCGCCGATTACTGGACCTACAAGTGGTCCGACGTGCTGACGCTCACGAGCACGCGACTGCTCCCGCCGTCGGTCAAATCGTATTACACTTGGCTCCACAAGCATGTGGCGGCCAATACGCCCTGGGACAAGCTGGTCCGCGAGATCCTGGTCGCGACCGGCGAGAGCCTCGAGAACGGGGCCACTAACTTCTACGGCCTCAGCCAATCGCCCGAGGAGATGACCGAGAACGCCAGCCAGGCGTTTTTGGGCCTGTCCATCGGCTGCGCCAAATGCCACAACCACCCGCTCGAAAAATGGACCAACGACCAGTATTACGCGATGGCCAACCTGTTCGCGCGAGTGAAGGCCAAGGGCTGGGGCGGCGACGCCGGCGCGGGCGACGGCAAGCGGACGCTCTACGTCGCGCAGTCCGGCGACCTGATCCAGCCGAGGACCGGCAAGCCGCAGCCGCCGACGCCGCTCGACGGCCGGCCGCTGGCGATGGACGATCCCTCGGATCGCCGGGCGAGCCTGGCCGACTGGCTGACCGCTCCCGACAACCCCTACTTCGCCCGGGCGATCACCAATCGCGTCTGGGCCAATTTCTTCGGCGTCGGCCTGGTCGAGAAGGTGGATGACGTCCGGCTCTCGAACCCCGCGAGCAACGAGGCGTTGCTCAAAGCGGCGGCCGACGACCTGGTCAAGAACAAGTTCGACCTCAAGACCCTGATGAAGTCGATCCTCCGGTCAAACGCCTACCAGAGATCGAGCCGTCCTCTGCCAGGCAACAAAGGCGATCATCGCTTCTATTCACGGTACTACCCGCGCCGGATGATGGCCGAAGTCCTCCACGACGCCATCGTGCAGGTCACCCAGGTCCCGACGAAATTTGAGAACATCCTCGTTCCCGGCGGGTCCAAGCAGAAGACCGATTTCTATCCGCCGGGCACCCGGGCGATCCAGCTCTACGACGCCTCGGTCGACAATTACTTCCTGCAATCGTTCGGCCGAAACCCGCGCCGGATCGTCTGCGAATGCGACCGCTCGGCCGAGCCTTCGATCGTCCAGGTTCTCCACCTCACGAACGGCGACACCCTGAATGAGAAGCTGAGCGCGAAGGGCAACCGGGTCGAAAGGTTGCTCAGCCTGCGGAAGCAGGGGATGTCCGAGGCTGCGATCGTCGACGAGATCTACCTGGCTTGCCTGAGCCGCTATCCGACCGGCGCGGAGCGCAGCCGGTTAGTCGCGATGCTCCCCCCGCCCGGCGACCCGGACGAGCGGCCCGTCGTCGAAGACGTTCTCTGGGGCCTGCTGAGCAGCCGGGAATTCCTGTTCAACCACTAA
- a CDS encoding GYF domain-containing protein, translated as MAEQSWFIRSRGRVFGPFTLTQFEVMSKRGQFTRFHEVSTDRQNWGGAAAITDRFSASHGQPAATAHHNAPIELVETEPGLASAADAPGWYFARGERQEGPVPFHELQRMANQGEITPRTLVWKNGMPEWASANQVGGLVFPGGSNSGSPAPFSQAAGDYPTPFTTPRTSGLAIASLVLGILWLCGLGSLLSTIFGSVALSQISRSRGTLEGKGMAIAGLVLGLVGLSWLLLVFLGILVGPPRPRF; from the coding sequence ATGGCGGAACAAAGCTGGTTCATCCGATCCCGGGGACGCGTCTTCGGGCCGTTCACGCTGACGCAGTTCGAAGTGATGAGCAAACGGGGCCAATTCACTCGGTTTCACGAGGTTTCCACGGACCGTCAGAACTGGGGAGGCGCCGCGGCGATCACCGATCGTTTCTCCGCGTCTCACGGTCAACCTGCCGCGACGGCTCATCACAACGCGCCGATCGAGCTGGTTGAGACGGAGCCGGGGCTCGCGTCGGCCGCCGACGCTCCCGGTTGGTACTTCGCGCGTGGCGAACGTCAGGAAGGGCCGGTGCCGTTCCACGAACTTCAGCGGATGGCCAATCAGGGCGAGATCACCCCGCGGACGCTCGTCTGGAAAAACGGAATGCCGGAATGGGCGTCCGCCAACCAGGTCGGCGGGCTGGTCTTTCCGGGTGGCTCGAATTCGGGTTCTCCCGCGCCGTTCTCCCAGGCGGCGGGCGACTATCCAACTCCATTCACGACGCCGAGAACGAGTGGACTGGCGATCGCCAGCCTTGTTCTGGGCATCCTCTGGCTGTGCGGACTGGGAAGCCTTCTCTCGACGATCTTCGGAAGCGTGGCGCTCAGTCAAATTTCACGGTCGCGAGGAACACTGGAAGGTAAGGGCATGGCGATCGCCGGGCTCGTTCTGGGACTCGTCGGCCTGAGCTGGCTCTTGCTCGTCTTCCTGGGAATTCTAGTTGGGCCTCCTCGCCCGAGATTCTGA
- a CDS encoding c-type cytochrome domain-containing protein, whose amino-acid sequence MLRSLVVATLLTATPTRAADDSPAVDYASQVAPILQKYCAGCHNDEEREGEFSLESFASLQKGTEHGPAFKAGDAASSRMIRVLTGAAKPIMPPKGEPKPGDPEIATLKAWINAGAPAPKGDPADRPALVVPKIASRAKARPVTAVASTRDGKWLAVARFGRVELHAASGDGPTPDDKPKRVLNDFPGKVTAVHFSSDGARLATASGVVGLEGEAALWNPEDGSLISRFRGHRDLLFDAELSPDGKVLATAGYDRTIRLWDVDTGKSLRTLEGHNGAVYKVSFSPDGRFLATSSADDTCKVWRIEDGLRLDTLPQPLKEEYACAFSPDGRAIVAGGADNTIRVWDFVSTDRPRINPMVLARFAHEGPIVQLAFTPDGSRLVTTAEDRTIKVWDAADYSELQLWENQPDVATALAVAGDGKSFWVGRMDGTSSRYPLPAARERKNDARVVKDASAAPVRDVVEAKRVAEHEPNNAVEQANELELPAIAAGTIGGGKDGWADIDLYRFLAKAGEPLVLEVEAARTGSKLDSFVEVLDAKGKRIERVRLQAVRESYFTFRGKDDGTVNDFRLFSQDEMHLNEYLFTNGEVVKLWLYPRGPDSGFGVYPGQGNRWGYFDTTPLAHALGEPCYVVQAHPPGTELVPNGLPVFPLYYENDDESHRELGKDSKLYFNAPADGSYLARIRDVRGLDGADLRYTLTIRPSRPDFRVEFTPLKTAIEAGGAQEFRVKAQRIDGFEGPIRIDVDGLPPGFSVTTPLVIEEGQVEALGVVSAKVDAKAPSPDQAKAGKVTASAVIGGRELSHPVGALGEVKLADKPQLTLAIRPAEGGAKPVRDSADGPLEFEIHPGQTIELKVVLERNGHAGPVSLGNEGAGRNLPHGVYVDNIGLNGLLITEKQNERTFFVTADQSVPHQTRSFHLTTAAAGGQASHPVVLHVR is encoded by the coding sequence ATGTTGCGATCCCTGGTCGTGGCCACTCTCCTGACGGCGACTCCGACCCGGGCGGCCGATGATTCGCCGGCCGTCGACTATGCGTCCCAGGTCGCGCCGATTCTTCAGAAGTATTGCGCGGGCTGCCACAACGACGAGGAGCGCGAGGGGGAGTTCTCTTTGGAGTCCTTCGCGTCGTTGCAGAAAGGAACCGAGCACGGCCCGGCGTTCAAGGCCGGCGACGCGGCGTCGAGCCGGATGATCCGCGTGCTGACCGGGGCCGCGAAGCCGATCATGCCGCCGAAAGGCGAGCCCAAGCCGGGCGACCCGGAGATTGCAACGCTCAAGGCCTGGATCAACGCGGGCGCGCCGGCGCCGAAAGGTGACCCGGCCGACCGCCCGGCCCTGGTCGTCCCCAAGATCGCTTCGCGAGCGAAGGCCCGGCCGGTCACGGCGGTCGCCTCCACGCGCGACGGCAAGTGGCTGGCGGTCGCGCGCTTCGGCAGGGTCGAACTGCACGCGGCCTCGGGCGACGGCCCCACTCCGGACGACAAACCCAAACGCGTGCTGAACGACTTCCCCGGCAAGGTCACCGCCGTCCATTTTTCGAGCGACGGCGCCCGCCTGGCGACCGCCTCGGGGGTCGTCGGCCTCGAAGGCGAGGCGGCTCTCTGGAATCCCGAGGACGGCTCGCTGATCAGCCGATTCCGGGGCCATCGCGATCTCCTCTTCGACGCCGAGCTTTCCCCCGACGGCAAGGTTCTGGCCACGGCCGGATACGACCGGACGATCCGACTCTGGGATGTGGATACCGGCAAGTCGCTACGGACCCTCGAAGGCCACAACGGGGCCGTCTACAAGGTGTCGTTCAGCCCCGACGGTCGGTTTCTGGCGACCTCGAGCGCGGACGACACCTGCAAGGTCTGGCGGATCGAGGACGGCCTGCGGCTGGACACGCTCCCGCAGCCGCTCAAGGAGGAATACGCCTGCGCCTTCAGCCCGGACGGCCGCGCGATCGTCGCCGGGGGGGCTGACAACACGATCCGCGTCTGGGATTTCGTGTCGACCGACCGGCCGAGGATCAATCCGATGGTCCTGGCTCGGTTCGCCCACGAGGGGCCGATCGTCCAGCTTGCGTTCACTCCGGACGGCTCGCGACTCGTCACCACCGCCGAGGACCGGACCATCAAGGTCTGGGACGCCGCCGATTACTCGGAACTTCAGCTCTGGGAGAATCAGCCGGACGTCGCAACAGCTCTCGCGGTCGCCGGCGACGGCAAGTCGTTCTGGGTCGGCCGGATGGACGGAACGTCGTCGCGTTATCCGCTGCCGGCCGCTCGTGAGCGAAAGAACGACGCTCGGGTTGTGAAAGACGCCTCGGCCGCGCCCGTTCGCGACGTAGTCGAGGCCAAGCGGGTCGCGGAGCACGAGCCCAACAACGCCGTCGAGCAGGCGAACGAGTTGGAGCTTCCCGCGATCGCCGCCGGGACCATCGGCGGGGGCAAGGACGGCTGGGCCGACATCGACCTCTATCGTTTCTTGGCGAAGGCCGGAGAGCCCCTGGTTCTGGAAGTCGAGGCGGCGCGAACCGGCTCGAAGCTCGACTCGTTCGTCGAGGTTCTCGACGCTAAAGGCAAGCGCATCGAGCGCGTCCGACTTCAGGCGGTCCGCGAATCGTACTTCACGTTCCGGGGCAAGGACGACGGCACGGTCAACGATTTCCGCCTCTTCAGCCAGGACGAGATGCATTTGAATGAGTATCTCTTCACCAACGGCGAAGTCGTGAAGCTCTGGCTCTATCCGAGGGGTCCGGATTCCGGATTCGGCGTTTATCCCGGCCAGGGGAATCGGTGGGGCTACTTCGACACCACCCCACTCGCCCACGCCCTCGGCGAGCCGTGCTACGTGGTCCAGGCGCATCCGCCCGGCACTGAACTGGTCCCCAACGGACTGCCGGTCTTTCCCTTGTACTATGAGAACGACGACGAGTCGCATCGCGAACTCGGCAAGGACTCGAAGCTCTATTTCAACGCCCCGGCCGACGGCTCGTACCTGGCGAGAATCCGGGACGTCCGGGGCCTGGATGGAGCCGACCTCCGGTACACGCTGACGATCCGTCCGAGTCGCCCCGACTTCCGGGTCGAGTTCACTCCGCTGAAGACCGCGATCGAAGCGGGCGGGGCCCAGGAATTCCGGGTCAAGGCGCAGCGGATCGACGGCTTCGAAGGTCCGATCCGCATCGATGTCGACGGCCTTCCGCCGGGCTTCTCCGTCACGACGCCGCTGGTGATCGAGGAGGGCCAGGTCGAGGCCTTGGGCGTTGTCTCCGCGAAGGTCGACGCCAAGGCGCCCTCACCCGACCAGGCCAAGGCGGGCAAGGTCACGGCGTCGGCCGTGATCGGCGGTCGCGAGTTGAGCCACCCGGTCGGCGCCCTCGGTGAAGTCAAACTGGCCGACAAGCCCCAGTTGACCCTCGCGATCCGGCCGGCCGAGGGGGGCGCGAAGCCGGTCCGCGACTCGGCCGACGGGCCGCTGGAGTTCGAGATCCATCCCGGCCAGACGATCGAGCTCAAGGTCGTGCTGGAGCGGAACGGACATGCCGGGCCGGTTTCCCTGGGCAACGAAGGGGCGGGCCGCAACCTGCCTCACGGGGTCTACGTCGACAACATCGGACTCAACGGCCTGCTGATCACCGAGAAGCAGAACGAGCGCACCTTCTTCGTCACGGCCGACCAATCCGTCCCCCATCAAACCCGCTCGTTCCACTTGACCACCGCCGCGGCGGGAGGTCAGGCCAGCCACCCCGTAGTCCTCCACGTGCGCTGA